The following DNA comes from Papaver somniferum cultivar HN1 chromosome 4, ASM357369v1, whole genome shotgun sequence.
TACTTCAGCAAACCATCTTTATACAACAAATTTCATTTGCTAATTACTTGACCATTTCCATGCAGGAGCGAGAAACAATAATGCTAGTAAATTACCTGGTGCAGCTCTGTTGTGCCTTTCTTTCGTTCCCAAAGATTTACAGAACTCAGGGAAATCAGAGGTATACGTTGACGATGCTTTAGTGGGATGTTTACATGGAATCTGGCTTTCCACTTAAATTCTCCTCATCTTTTCTCTCTCCATTTCTCTCTCTCTTCAGGTTCAGGACCTACAAAAGCTGCACACTGCGTATGAAAATGCTCTAGTAGACATTGCCGACTCTCTACATCTGTCAAGAAATATTCTGATTGCATTACTCTCCCTGCAATCGTGGAAACCTTTCGTGCAACGTTGGATGAAGGCTGTATTGAAATATCAGGACAGCAAATCGCCTTCAAATCTGTTGGAGAGAACTACAAAGGCTGCTGATGATATTCTTAAGGTTCATATTTCCATTCTGCCTGGTTATATTACTCTACTTTCCACTTAGGATTTATTAGGACTTAATAGTGACACATTAACCACTATGAAGACCCAATTGTTCTAAGTTTTAAAATAAACTTAAGTAGAGTCATGCGAACCTTATGAAAACCCAAGTGTTCTAAGTTTTGGAGACTAACTTAAGTTGAGTCACGGGAGTTTAACTTTGTATGCAAATACTTTATCATGCAGAGATTGACAAGAATTGCTGAAAAATCTGTTCCTCGATCTTCAGAGAATATAACTCTTGCTGTGGGTGCTTTCTGTATGGTAAGAATCTATATACATTTTAACATTTATCAAGTCGCATGGATACTGCTGTGAGCATGGAAGCATGTTCAGGTACAATTACATATCATACTGTAGAGAGTGTTTATAATCCTGTGTACTGAGTTGGCTGCAATTGGGATATCACCAGGTGTTGCCTCCATCTGCCCATGCTATAACAACAACTGCCTCAAAGTTCCTATTGAAATTGTTGTATCAGTATGAACATGAGCATAAGCAATGGTCAGCTGCTGTTGGGTTGGGATTGGTTTCAGGTTGCTTACACTCGACCGATCGCAAGCACAAGTATCAGATCATATCTGGACTTTTAAAGGTAATTTTGGACATGTTTATAAGATGGAGATGAGCTCAATATACTCAATGGTTTTTTCCCCCTGAAATATAAGTACTACGATAGAAGAATGAAACTGTGTGCTCTAATATTTCTGGTAATTTTCTGCTTGTAGGTTGGTTATAGTAGCAAAAGCTCTCTTGTGAAAGGAGCCTGTATGGCCGGATTGGGTTTTGCTTCTCAAGACCTTCTTACAAGAGTTGAAGTTGCTGCTGATGTTGTTAACTCCGAAGATACTAATAGACTGATGGAGTCCAATTTACTTGGCAAAATCGTAACTGCTTTTTCTCTAATGATATGCCAGCTGAGTCCATCTTCAGCGGAGTGCTTTGAGAGTCTCCGTGGATATGTCCCACTGGGTACTGACGATCCGGATACTGATAATTCTGTTTCACTTTTTACTGATGGAAATTACTTGGAGGAGGATGTCTGGGGTGTTGCAGGAGTCATAATGGGTCTTGGGTATTCTGTTAATGCTATATACCGAGCTGGGGGGAGTGATTCTGTGATCAAGTTGAAAACCTTGCTTAAATCGTGGGTTCCTCATGTGAATCCTGATGTTCAGAGTTCTCATACTTGCAGTGCAGAATCTGCGATAATGTTATCCATTGGCTCCTGCCTTGCGCTTCCTGCTATAGTGGCATTCTGCCAGAGAGTAGAACTCATTGATGATAATGAACTGAACTGTGTAGttaatggttacaaagatctaaTTTCTGAGCTTTTATCTGTAAAAAAATCGGGTATCTTCCATGAGAGTCTGTTGATGGCATCATGTATTGGAGCAGGAAGCCTCCTTTCATGCATTTTGGATGAAGGGGTGCATTCTATGAAAAGTGAAAATGTAAATGGTTTGACGGAACTGTGCCGAAGATGTTATTCCAATACTTACCCTCCAACTGTTCATTTTGGCGCAATGCTTGGAGTTGTAAATGCATTGGGTGCAGGTGCAGGAGCTCTCACCATCATCTCTTCTAAGCCTTCCATTTTACAGGCTGGTCATGGAACTATGGTACAGTCCTTATAATGCTTTCACTTTCCCAAATTTCTTTTGACTTTCTATAATCTAATTGCCTGTAGCTTTCTGATCAGGAATCATCTTTTGTTAGAGGCCCTATACTTTCAAATGCTGTTTGTGAGCCACTCTCTGCATCACTGATCCAAGAAATGTTTCTTGTTGCACAAGATTCTAAAGATCAACAATTGCAAAAATATGCATCATGGGCAGTTTCATTTCTAAAACATCGATGGTGCGCTGATGAACTGAAGAATGGTTCCCAGAGTGATTCGAACCAGTCTAAGCTTGTTTCTCAAAGTTTCTTAGAGAACAGTGGGGTCTGGCAGCTCTGCACATGGCTAGCAGACCTTAACTACTCTCAGGTTAACTTTGTCTCTCTTTTTCAGCCCGGCTCTTTTGTTTGCTTGGTTATCAGCTGAAAGCAAATGCTGATTCAGtttccaactttttttttctttctgtattCAGGAAGGTACCATCACTCATGTGAATACAGTTGAAACTGTGTTAAGGTGCCTGTCGTTTGCCCCCCGGCTGCCATCTTTGGATTGGGGAGCCATCATTAGACGTTGCATGATATATGAGGATCAAGTTTCTGGAAAGCTATTTCCAGGTGCAACCCTGAAGAAAGGAATCCTTAGAGAGGGGTGCCTTCAGTTTGCATTAGCTCATGCAAACCAAGTTGATTCCCTCTTATATTTCTTGAATGAGCTGACTGACCTGTCAAGGTTCAAGACACTTGAGCTAAACCTGCAGACATGCTTGCTCTGTCATCTGGCAGAACTAATAAAGATTTTCGCTGGTTCTAGGTTGAGCAAACTGTTTGATGATATGGCTGATTATTTCAGTTCAGTAGTGTCTTCACCGCAGACATATAACCCACATCAGAAAAGCTTGTTGCGGGTTTCATTTTGGAAGGGTTTGTACCGGTGTCTCAACGAAGCTTCTAATGGTTCCGCAGAGTATGTCGCGAATATGGAGAAGTGCATGGAATTGTTGTTTGTTATGCTTCCTGTTCAACACTTCGATCCCAGCCTAAGGGTCGGTCAGATGAACTCCGTAGAAGAGCGGTCTGAGGCAGTTAGGTGCTTGGGGAAGACTCGGCAAAGTTGGTTAATGAATACTTTGGAGGTATATTTAATTTTTCCTTAATAGTGCATGTACGTAAATGGTATCACTATGTTCGCCTATTAGGCTATAAAAATAAATTTGTATGAAACTTTGACTATCACTTACAGAGATCTTTTGCGTTGAGTTGGGTAGGTTTTAGAGACTAGTCAAGGACAAGGTGTCTTCTCCACTGAACATGTGAAAAAAATTCAAGCGGTAACCAGGCTAGTAATGATTGGTTGCATTCCCTGGGCAGAGCTTGGAAAGATGAAATTTTATGTACTGAATTCTGAGTTAGTTGGTAAGTTCCTTCTACAAAACCTCGGTATACATAAATAGCATATACTTAAAACCACCATGTTTGCATCTTAGATTTTATCATGAGAACATGGAAGATTGGATGCATTCCCATAATGAGAACTCCAATAATTGCAGATGTGTGGGATGTACTAGTTGAAGTTGTTGCAGCGCTGCAACATGCAGATGGAAGTACTAAAAGAAAATGGCTTGTTGATGCTATGGAAATTACTTGCATGACAAAGAACCCTTCGACGGTAGATTTTTTTTGATTCTGGAACTTGGTATAATATAACTGTGATAAGATTTTCCTACTAAAATTTCTCTCTCCAACAGGCACTGCACTTCATTGGTCTGCTCGGGAGTAGCTTCTGTAAATATATGCCGCTTCTAATAATTGACCCAGTTACTGTATTGAGTGATTTACCTATCACGCTTCCTTCTCTATTATCCAATAGCAGTTGGAAGGTTATTGCAGAATCAGTGGTTTTAAACTTATGGGCATCCACTCAACGTGTTTATGACTGGGGGAAATGTTTAGCAACCAATGCTGGTGATAATGAAGTCACTCTTAGACAGCCACAGCAGCATCCAATTGACACAAGTGAAAATGGCAATGCTATTTTCCTAGCAAGATTGTTGCATGAAACATGTGTTTCTTTGAAAGACTATTTGCCGCTTGATAAGCAGTTGAGACTTGCTAATATGGTGCTCCAATGAATTTAACAGTACCTTCATTGGCATAAATTAGTGGAACAACAAAGAAGCTTGTTCAGGGTTACTCGGGATCCCGAGATAAGATCACAAATGTAGGCGATTTGAGCAATATGATTTCTTGAGCACTTTGACATAATAGTGGAGACATTCCTCTTCACATCGTTGCATGTAGGAATCCACCGTCAAACTGGAGAAGTGTTCATAATGTTGTCACTGTACTTGTAAGTTGTAACTTTTAGTTCAGGGTTTTATATTTTGTTCAAAAAGAGGTCACCTCATTGTAAATCAACTGTATATCGAAAGGAAAAGTAAAAAAACCCATCTTATGTAATACCAGAAACCCCAAGTCATGTCTTAAACTCTCAGCTGACATCCATAACGGGGTATAAGTTGACATCCATAACGGGAAACTATATGGGGATAAATAATATCATCATGATACAAAAAGTCCAGTGATACAAGGGTGCGTGAAGGTGTTGGAAGAAAGTAGGTAAGACATGGACCCCGGCAGCTTCTGGTTTTAGTTTGCTTCCTTTGATTTTGTTCTACCCACTAACACTGTCGGATGTCCgaatctctaaaaaaaaaaaaaaaaaaaaaatctcagccttttggctaagatcaagtgtagtTTCTGTTTTATCGGTTTAATATCTGATATGCGAGCTATCGGCTCACATGATATTATATTAATTTTAATCATGCGGAATTCCCCTAACAGTAGCTTGCTGTTGGGGTTTTTGCTCGCTGCCTTTGCGTTGTGCTACGAAAAAGAAATCAGATAGACAAAGTTGAAAAAATTACTATTATCGCCCTGGAAAATGCGGGTTTCATTTCCATCACTCCTATGATTTTGGCCGCCGAGTTTTGACTGGCGATTTCTAATTTGACCGTGGTGATTTTTCTTTTCGTCTCTTCTTCGTCTTGATCTTTCTCCTTTATGGAGTCggatctttcttctcttctcccttattcatttacttttttttttcggcTTCTCTCTTTGTTTTCTTTACCAACTATGGTCATGTCAAGGGGTTTACAATCTGGTTTTTGAGATTTAAAACTTTTGAATTCAATTCGGTCTGCAAGGGAAAGCTCATTTTTCTTAAGGTTTTAGAAAGATAGGAGTTTTAAATTGGGTTCTCTTACCAGATGATTTTGTTGCGTGGATATCTTCTTGCATTCTGGAAGCAGTGGATAATTTTACTAAACCAGAAGCTGTTTGGACTGAAAGATTTAATTAGGCGGTTCTACTGATGGAAGTCTTATCGAATGTTAACGGTTATTCTATGAAGATTTCTAAATTTGAGCCATCAAATGATGCGAAATCTAGATTCATTTGTATTCCATGTGGGGAGAATGGTTCGATCTGGAATAGATTTTGGAAGTGTTTGAATCCAGAGTCTAAGCCTCATCCTATTCTTCATAAGGAGTTTAATTCTTtggattcccccccccccccccact
Coding sequences within:
- the LOC113276202 gene encoding protein RST1-like isoform X4, with protein sequence MEIYASLLERTRVPQPSIQRFAVISIFEKLRSSNSNTDSDSGKIIISQCLNSDSSHVVDQSVRELCRNVKLGFMNPSLGLLELQSVLEGCDSRFVDLFIKGIGFLVNFQFQKLGFSLNSQEHPFVKVVCCRIEVDNELVQQVLLFIVRNKNSVGFGKVCEFLKPFLNFVILRIPFSSSGSDLASFAKHLISSIASLCFSFPSEALPIVKLLTECLKYFPCRSTQDFKDVLYVAECLVNAYTVVLRFVVENRLLKNETQLCGVELLGILLSLCNDRDKRMTRKESVIELAKRLLVVHRELQLQFEPELLSAMVSLFLILGQAELEHEQLCILKLSLFMLKWKRENEHVLAKAVGGFSEELLLIFPAINLLSSPSRSVKAAASDLLSVLENILIDLLVERNKITNIQERLPTISTPESIVSRMMRHQWFQDQASLHSSYFLSIVSNTKCDFEEMNNIKDSWVSQLKEYCVVIVDKQKSSPISQAKENLVTDMPVVLASLVSLAVLHPSLGRYAIGSLEAIGLMDPKMGLPMLLAIIFYNRILSNDESTSHEIVLELLEMLPSLASHPGMIPFIVQTIVPMLQRDTKPVLRATATRLLCKTWEVTDRVFGSLQGILQPKAFQEFVKEKNICISMAASVRDVCTKNPDRGVDLILSVSACIESRDPTVKALGFQSLGHLCEADVVDFYTAWDVIAKHVLGYSVDPIIANSLCLLLRWGALDAEAYPEASKSVLQILWEVGTSSYATHGYKWAKARTSAFESLTHYEVEHIKTNIHDFNKRNVEVLMSEVNPDVLRAVEKLEVKIITFEHINRRRLLKEKRVVVHKVEKLLDVFPQTIFKSGARNNNASKLPGAALLCLSFVPKDLQNSGKSEVQDLQKLHTAYENALVDIADSLHLSRNILIALLSLQSWKPFVQRWMKAVLKYQDSKSPSNLLERTTKAADDILKRLTRIAEKSVPRSSENITLAVGAFCMVLPPSAHAITTTASKFLLKLLYQYEHEHKQWSAAVGLGLVSGCLHSTDRKHKYQIISGLLKVGYSSKSSLVKGACMAGLGFASQDLLTRVEVAADVVNSEDTNRLMESNLLGKIVTAFSLMICQLSPSSAECFESLRGYVPLGTDDPDTDNSVSLFTDGNYLEEDVWGVAGVIMGLGYSVNAIYRAGGSDSVIKLKTLLKSWVPHVNPDVQSSHTCSAESAIMLSIGSCLALPAIVAFCQRVELIDDNELNCVVNGYKDLISELLSVKKSGIFHESLLMASCIGAGSLLSCILDEGVHSMKSENVNGLTELCRRCYSNTYPPTVHFGAMLGVVNALGAGAGALTIISSKPSILQAGHGTMESSFVRGPILSNAVCEPLSASLIQEMFLVAQDSKDQQLQKYASWAVSFLKHRWCADELKNGSQSDSNQSKLVSQSFLENSGVWQLCTWLADLNYSQEGTITHVNTVETVLRCLSFAPRLPSLDWGAIIRRCMIYEDQVSGKLFPGATLKKGILREGCLQFALAHANQVDSLLYFLNELTDLSRFKTLELNLQTCLLCHLAELIKIFAGSRLSKLFDDMADYFSSVVSSPQTYNPHQKSLLRVSFWKGLYRCLNEASNGSAEYVANMEKCMELLFVMLPVQHFDPSLRVGQMNSVEERSEAVRCLGKTRQSWLMNTLEVLETSQGQGVFSTEHVKKIQAVTRLVMIGCIPWAELGKMKFYVLNSELVDVWDVLVEVVAALQHADGSTKRKWLVDAMEITCMTKNPSTALHFIGLLGSSFCKYMPLLIIDPVTVLSDLPITLPSLLSNSSWKVIAESVVLNLWASTQRVYDWGKCLATNAGDNEVTLRQPQQHPIDTSENGNAIFLARLLHETCVSLKDYLPLDKQLRLANMVLQ
- the LOC113276202 gene encoding protein RST1-like isoform X3, whose protein sequence is MEIYASLLERTRVPQPSIQRFAVISIFEKLRSSNSNTDSDSGKIIISQCLNSDSSHVVDQSVRELCRNVKLGFMNPSLGLLELQSVLEGCDSRFVDLFIKGIGFLVNFQFQKLGFSLNSQEHPFVKVVCCRIEVDNELVQQVLLFIVRNKNSVGFGKVCEFLKPFLNFVILRIPFSSSGSDLASFAKHLISSIASLCFSFPSEALPIVKLLTECLKYFPCRSTQDFKDVLYVAECLVNAYTVVLRFVVENRLLKNETQLCGVELLGILLSLCNDRDKRMTRKESVIELAKRLLVVHRELQLQFEPELLSAMVSLFLILGQAELEHEQLCILKLSLFMLKWKRENAEHVLAKAVGGFSEELLLIFPAINLLSSPSRSVKAAASDLLSVLENILIDLLVERNKITNIQERLPTISTPESIVSRMMRHQWFQDQASLHSSYFLSIVSNTKCDFEEMNNIKDSWVSQLKEYCVVIVDKQKSSPISQAKENLVTDMPVVLASLVSLAVLHPSLGRYAIGSLEAIGLMDPKMGLPMLLAIIFYNRILSNDESTSHEIVLELLEMLPSLASHPGMIPFIVQTIVPMLQRDTKPVLRATATRLLCKTWEVTDRVFGSLQGILQPKAFQEFVKEKNICISMAASVRDVCTKNPDRGVDLILSVSACIESRDPTVKALGFQSLGHLCEADVVDFYTAWDVIAKHVLGYSVDPIIANSLCLLLRWGALDAEAYPEASKSVLQILWEVGTSSYATHGYKWAKARTSAFESLTHYEVEHIKTNIHDFNKRNVEVLMSEVNPDVLRAVEKLEVKIITFEHINRRRLLKEKRVVVHKVEKLLDVFPQTIFKSGARNNNASKLPGAALLCLSFVPKDLQNSGKSEVQDLQKLHTAYENALVDIADSLHLSRNILIALLSLQSWKPFVQRWMKAVLKYQDSKSPSNLLERTTKAADDILKRLTRIAEKSVPRSSENITLAVGAFCMVLPPSAHAITTTASKFLLKLLYQYEHEHKQWSAAVGLGLVSGCLHSTDRKHKYQIISGLLKVGYSSKSSLVKGACMAGLGFASQDLLTRVEVAADVVNSEDTNRLMESNLLGKIVTAFSLMICQLSPSSAECFESLRGYVPLGTDDPDTDNSVSLFTDGNYLEEDVWGVAGVIMGLGYSVNAIYRAGGSDSVIKLKTLLKSWVPHVNPDVQSSHTCSAESAIMLSIGSCLALPAIVAFCQRVELIDDNELNCVVNGYKDLISELLSVKKSGIFHESLLMASCIGAGSLLSCILDEGVHSMKSENVNGLTELCRRCYSNTYPPTVHFGAMLGVVNALGAGAGALTIISSKPSILQAGHGTMESSFVRGPILSNAVCEPLSASLIQEMFLVAQDSKDQQLQKYASWAVSFLKHRWCADELKNGSQSDSNQSKLVSQSFLENSGVWQLCTWLADLNYSQEGTITHVNTVETVLRCLSFAPRLPSLDWGAIIRRCMIYEDQVSGKLFPGATLKKGILREGCLQFALAHANQVDSLLYFLNELTDLSRFKTLELNLQTCLLCHLAELIKIFAGSRLSKLFDDMADYFSSVVSSPQTYNPHQKSLLRVSFWKGLYRCLNEASNGSAEYVANMEKCMELLFVMLPVQHFDPSLRVGQMNSVEERSEAVRCLGKTRQSWLMNTLEVLETSQGQGVFSTEHVKKIQAVTRLVMIGCIPWAELGKMKFYVLNSELVDVWDVLVEVVAALQHADGSTKRKWLVDAMEITCMTKNPSTALHFIGLLGSSFCKYMPLLIIDPVTVLSDLPITLPSLLSNSSWKVIAESVVLNLWASTQRVYDWGKCLATNAGDNEVTLRQPQQHPIDTSENGNAIFLARLLHETCVSLKDYLPLDKQLRLANMVLQ
- the LOC113276202 gene encoding protein RST1-like isoform X1 yields the protein MEIYASLLERTRVPQPSIQRFAVISIFEKLRSSNSNTDSDSGKIIISQCLNSDSSHVVDQSVRELCRNVKLGFMNPSLGLLELQSVLEGCDSRFVDLFIKGIGFLVNFQFQKLGFSLNSQEHPFVKVVCCRIEVDNELVQQVLLFIVRNKNSVGFGKVCEFLKPFLNFVILRIPFSSSGSDLASFAKHLISSIASLCFSFPSEALPIVKLLTECLKYFPCRSTQDFKDVLYVAECLVNAYTVVLRFVVENRLLKNETQLCGVELLGILLSLCNDRDKRMTRKESVIELAKRLLVVHRELQLQFEPELLSAMVSLFLILGQAELEHEQLCILKLSLFMLKWKRENAEHVLAKAVGGFSEELLLIFPAINLLSSPSRSVKAAASDLLSVLENILIDLLVERNKITNIQERLPTISTPESIVSRMMRHQWFQDQASLHSSYFLSIVSNTKCDFEEMNNIKDSWVSQLKEYCVVIVDKQKSSPISQAKENLVTDMPVVLASLVSLAVLHPSLGRYAIGSLEAIGLMDPKMGLPMLLAIIFYNRILSNDESTSHEIVLELLEMLPSLASHPGMIPFIVQTIVPMLQRDTKPVLRATATRLLCKTWEVTDRVFGSLQGILQPKAFQEFVKEKNICISMAASVRDVCTKNPDRGVDLILSVSACIESRDPTVKALGFQSLGHLCEADVVDFYTAWDVIAKHVLGYSVDPIIANSLCLLLRWGALDAEAYPEASKSVLQILWEVGTSSYATHGYKWAKARTSAFESLTHYEVEHIKTNIHDFNKRNVEVLMSEVNPDVLRAVEKLEVKIITFEHINRRRLLKEKRVVVHKVEKLLDVFPQTIFKSGARNNNASKLPGAALLCLSFVPKDLQNSGKSEVQDLQKLHTAYENALVDIADSLHLSRNILIALLSLQSWKPFVQRWMKAVLKYQDSKSPSNLLERTTKAADDILKRLTRIAEKSVPRSSENITLAVGAFCMVLPPSAHAITTTASKFLLKLLYQYEHEHKQWSAAVGLGLVSGCLHSTDRKHKYQIISGLLKVGYSSKSSLVKGACMAGLGFASQDLLTRVEVAADVVNSEDTNRLMESNLLGKIVTAFSLMICQLSPSSAECFESLRGYVPLGTDDPDTDNSVSLFTDGNYLEEDVWGVAGVIMGLGYSVNAIYRAGGSDSVIKLKTLLKSWVPHVNPDVQSSHTCSAESAIMLSIGSCLALPAIVAFCQRVELIDDNELNCVVNGYKDLISELLSVKKSGIFHESLLMASCIGAGSLLSCILDEGVHSMKSENVNGLTELCRRCYSNTYPPTVHFGAMLGVVNALGAGAGALTIISSKPSILQAGHGTMLSDQESSFVRGPILSNAVCEPLSASLIQEMFLVAQDSKDQQLQKYASWAVSFLKHRWCADELKNGSQSDSNQSKLVSQSFLENSGVWQLCTWLADLNYSQEGTITHVNTVETVLRCLSFAPRLPSLDWGAIIRRCMIYEDQVSGKLFPGATLKKGILREGCLQFALAHANQVDSLLYFLNELTDLSRFKTLELNLQTCLLCHLAELIKIFAGSRLSKLFDDMADYFSSVVSSPQTYNPHQKSLLRVSFWKGLYRCLNEASNGSAEYVANMEKCMELLFVMLPVQHFDPSLRVGQMNSVEERSEAVRCLGKTRQSWLMNTLEVLETSQGQGVFSTEHVKKIQAVTRLVMIGCIPWAELGKMKFYVLNSELVDVWDVLVEVVAALQHADGSTKRKWLVDAMEITCMTKNPSTALHFIGLLGSSFCKYMPLLIIDPVTVLSDLPITLPSLLSNSSWKVIAESVVLNLWASTQRVYDWGKCLATNAGDNEVTLRQPQQHPIDTSENGNAIFLARLLHETCVSLKDYLPLDKQLRLANMVLQ
- the LOC113276202 gene encoding protein RST1-like isoform X2: MEIYASLLERTRVPQPSIQRFAVISIFEKLRSSNSNTDSDSGKIIISQCLNSDSSHVVDQSVRELCRNVKLGFMNPSLGLLELQSVLEGCDSRFVDLFIKGIGFLVNFQFQKLGFSLNSQEHPFVKVVCCRIEVDNELVQQVLLFIVRNKNSVGFGKVCEFLKPFLNFVILRIPFSSSGSDLASFAKHLISSIASLCFSFPSEALPIVKLLTECLKYFPCRSTQDFKDVLYVAECLVNAYTVVLRFVVENRLLKNETQLCGVELLGILLSLCNDRDKRMTRKESVIELAKRLLVVHRELQLQFEPELLSAMVSLFLILGQAELEHEQLCILKLSLFMLKWKRENEHVLAKAVGGFSEELLLIFPAINLLSSPSRSVKAAASDLLSVLENILIDLLVERNKITNIQERLPTISTPESIVSRMMRHQWFQDQASLHSSYFLSIVSNTKCDFEEMNNIKDSWVSQLKEYCVVIVDKQKSSPISQAKENLVTDMPVVLASLVSLAVLHPSLGRYAIGSLEAIGLMDPKMGLPMLLAIIFYNRILSNDESTSHEIVLELLEMLPSLASHPGMIPFIVQTIVPMLQRDTKPVLRATATRLLCKTWEVTDRVFGSLQGILQPKAFQEFVKEKNICISMAASVRDVCTKNPDRGVDLILSVSACIESRDPTVKALGFQSLGHLCEADVVDFYTAWDVIAKHVLGYSVDPIIANSLCLLLRWGALDAEAYPEASKSVLQILWEVGTSSYATHGYKWAKARTSAFESLTHYEVEHIKTNIHDFNKRNVEVLMSEVNPDVLRAVEKLEVKIITFEHINRRRLLKEKRVVVHKVEKLLDVFPQTIFKSGARNNNASKLPGAALLCLSFVPKDLQNSGKSEVQDLQKLHTAYENALVDIADSLHLSRNILIALLSLQSWKPFVQRWMKAVLKYQDSKSPSNLLERTTKAADDILKRLTRIAEKSVPRSSENITLAVGAFCMVLPPSAHAITTTASKFLLKLLYQYEHEHKQWSAAVGLGLVSGCLHSTDRKHKYQIISGLLKVGYSSKSSLVKGACMAGLGFASQDLLTRVEVAADVVNSEDTNRLMESNLLGKIVTAFSLMICQLSPSSAECFESLRGYVPLGTDDPDTDNSVSLFTDGNYLEEDVWGVAGVIMGLGYSVNAIYRAGGSDSVIKLKTLLKSWVPHVNPDVQSSHTCSAESAIMLSIGSCLALPAIVAFCQRVELIDDNELNCVVNGYKDLISELLSVKKSGIFHESLLMASCIGAGSLLSCILDEGVHSMKSENVNGLTELCRRCYSNTYPPTVHFGAMLGVVNALGAGAGALTIISSKPSILQAGHGTMLSDQESSFVRGPILSNAVCEPLSASLIQEMFLVAQDSKDQQLQKYASWAVSFLKHRWCADELKNGSQSDSNQSKLVSQSFLENSGVWQLCTWLADLNYSQEGTITHVNTVETVLRCLSFAPRLPSLDWGAIIRRCMIYEDQVSGKLFPGATLKKGILREGCLQFALAHANQVDSLLYFLNELTDLSRFKTLELNLQTCLLCHLAELIKIFAGSRLSKLFDDMADYFSSVVSSPQTYNPHQKSLLRVSFWKGLYRCLNEASNGSAEYVANMEKCMELLFVMLPVQHFDPSLRVGQMNSVEERSEAVRCLGKTRQSWLMNTLEVLETSQGQGVFSTEHVKKIQAVTRLVMIGCIPWAELGKMKFYVLNSELVDVWDVLVEVVAALQHADGSTKRKWLVDAMEITCMTKNPSTALHFIGLLGSSFCKYMPLLIIDPVTVLSDLPITLPSLLSNSSWKVIAESVVLNLWASTQRVYDWGKCLATNAGDNEVTLRQPQQHPIDTSENGNAIFLARLLHETCVSLKDYLPLDKQLRLANMVLQ